A stretch of the Planktothricoides raciborskii GIHE-MW2 genome encodes the following:
- a CDS encoding DUF928 domain-containing protein, producing the protein MSGKKHPLNILSISLLLFLGLFSTPIARTQAQSPIQSREISQGLGSDWNAFETENTGNAPGRRVGGATRGSCPSGRKPLTAIIPESEIGRTVSPYPSIFLYVPSTPEKTKMEFELRDENENLLYKQEFLGNGQDGIYRIDIPTYVNPLQEGKSYLWSFSLICSETDLAASSVVGGWINRIEDSQLVQRQIQSAPPGDRPAEYTKELLWYDLMASLADLRQSEPNNPTFENRWENLLNEVGLNDLATEPLN; encoded by the coding sequence ATGTCTGGGAAAAAGCATCCTCTAAATATATTGTCAATTTCTCTGCTTCTCTTTCTGGGACTCTTTAGTACCCCGATCGCCCGAACCCAAGCCCAAAGCCCTATCCAGTCCAGGGAAATCAGTCAAGGATTAGGCAGTGATTGGAATGCCTTTGAGACAGAGAACACGGGAAATGCACCCGGTCGAAGAGTCGGTGGGGCAACCAGAGGCAGTTGCCCAAGCGGGCGAAAACCTTTGACCGCCATCATTCCTGAATCCGAAATCGGTCGAACTGTCTCACCATATCCCAGTATTTTCTTATATGTGCCTTCAACTCCCGAAAAAACCAAAATGGAGTTTGAACTTCGGGATGAAAACGAAAATTTGCTTTACAAGCAAGAGTTCTTGGGTAACGGACAAGATGGCATTTACCGCATTGATATTCCCACTTATGTCAATCCTTTGCAAGAAGGTAAAAGTTACCTTTGGTCATTTAGCTTAATTTGTAGTGAAACCGACTTAGCGGCAAGTTCTGTGGTGGGTGGCTGGATTAACCGGATCGAAGATAGTCAATTGGTTCAAAGACAAATTCAATCCGCCCCTCCAGGCGATCGCCCAGCAGAATACACCAAAGAACTCCTCTGGTATGATTTAATGGCCAGTTTAGCGGATCTGCGTCAGTCAGAACCTAACAATCCCACCTTTGAAAATAGATGGGAAAATTTACTAAATGAGGTCGGTCTAAATGACTTGGCAACTGAACCGTTAAATTAA
- a CDS encoding endonuclease/exonuclease/phosphatase family protein, whose translation MTVFQGRSNSALNQWIFYAFVALILMTMCLSLAGYLGLYHQYLDVTNSFKAQYLAIGISALVYFFLTQRQQWVVVSLVSIFINGMEILPWYIPQGIAASNPPQTLRVLAFNVLASNSEYDQVISWVKTEKPDIAIFMEASNQWIQELKKLDDTFNYHVSAEKIDIQIYSTLPLENPKLNIHGKNRGYVITDINQGADFSLIASHAYPPFVFGQDGFNWRNEQLKEMAETVAALKKPVVVAGDLNVTMWSPYYENTLKNSRLINTRQGFGILPTYQAKNFFKAIPVDHCLVSEEIQVADLRLGPSLGSDHVPIIADLVMPNLVKNQQFFNPEVQPELKPAIKL comes from the coding sequence ATGACGGTTTTCCAAGGGCGATCGAATTCGGCGCTAAACCAATGGATTTTCTATGCTTTTGTGGCACTCATCCTGATGACGATGTGCTTATCCTTAGCGGGATACTTGGGCTTATACCATCAATATTTGGATGTTACCAACTCTTTTAAAGCCCAATACTTAGCGATCGGAATTTCTGCTTTAGTTTACTTTTTCTTAACTCAGCGGCAACAATGGGTCGTGGTGAGTTTAGTGAGTATTTTTATCAATGGTATGGAAATTTTGCCTTGGTATATTCCCCAAGGAATTGCTGCCAGTAATCCCCCGCAAACTCTGCGAGTTTTGGCGTTTAATGTATTAGCTAGTAACTCTGAATACGATCAGGTAATTTCTTGGGTGAAAACCGAAAAACCTGATATTGCCATTTTTATGGAGGCGAGTAATCAATGGATCCAAGAACTGAAAAAATTAGATGATACTTTTAACTATCATGTGAGTGCAGAAAAGATTGATATCCAAATTTATAGCACTCTGCCCCTAGAAAATCCTAAGCTAAACATTCATGGTAAAAATCGTGGCTATGTGATTACTGATATTAATCAAGGGGCTGATTTTTCCCTGATTGCCAGTCATGCTTATCCGCCATTTGTATTTGGTCAGGATGGATTTAATTGGCGCAATGAACAGTTAAAAGAAATGGCTGAAACTGTTGCGGCACTAAAAAAACCTGTGGTGGTGGCGGGAGATTTAAACGTGACGATGTGGTCGCCATATTACGAAAATACCTTAAAAAATTCCCGGTTAATAAATACTCGTCAAGGTTTCGGCATCTTGCCCACTTATCAAGCAAAAAATTTCTTCAAAGCTATTCCCGTTGACCATTGCTTAGTTAGTGAGGAAATTCAAGTGGCGGATCTGCGCCTTGGGCCTAGTTTAGGTTCAGATCATGTGCCGATTATTGCCGATTTAGTGATGCCTAATTTGGTGAAAAATCAGCAATTCTTTAACCCAGAGGTTCAGCCAGAGTTGAAGCCAGCGATTAAATTGTAA
- a CDS encoding transglutaminase family protein, with amino-acid sequence MTLEKLIVSAETNQWLRTVRPHGVYKLHGMAFIGDRLITIDSIRGYLLEIDCTNDNTKVLNPEQAEEFIDSTGLGIWDKSLWLTRDNSVYFCENVTDTLGSKRLNPQHFVTLAYPANSVAVWQSTVYVSCQRTGLIFVFNRYNGQQITQFYAPGIGVENITVREEELWVCDSTEQTVYCMDRATGEIKFSVLTPFANPTGLAFHRDPTTGKDILYVVYSNEEPYIRDDPNSSDPYQLTFRDRVLIHPLDFYYNPDQGFALSNGYLVEMSYVEELACLDEVHLENLEWRIALPAETDRQHLRSVEAIGMPFTEEIEEGQRIALFKFDHLKGHQSGIFGWKALIEVRGIKYQLKPLDVENLPPLPPEFQERYLVDNDHLAMDTEIVRQAAQEAIGTETNLLRKILSIRDYVYDKLSYGIQPKIDPPDQVLQRGVGSCGEYVGVLLALLRLNGIACRTVGRYKCPPHPDRQNIPLHPDYNHVWLEFYIPGVGWVPMESNPDDLIERGTYPLRFFMGLAWYHVELGKGIRFESLNLDGVRVHKRQIPIGELALNHIQFKILGELPAMP; translated from the coding sequence ATGACTCTAGAAAAACTCATTGTTTCCGCTGAAACAAATCAATGGTTAAGAACAGTTAGACCTCATGGGGTCTATAAACTTCACGGCATGGCATTTATTGGCGATCGCTTAATAACTATTGACTCAATTCGAGGGTATTTACTTGAAATAGACTGCACTAATGATAATACTAAGGTTCTCAATCCTGAACAAGCTGAGGAATTTATTGATAGTACCGGGTTAGGGATTTGGGACAAGAGCTTATGGTTAACTCGTGATAACAGTGTGTATTTTTGTGAGAATGTCACCGATACCCTGGGAAGTAAACGGTTAAATCCTCAACATTTTGTCACCTTAGCGTATCCCGCCAATAGTGTGGCGGTTTGGCAATCGACGGTATATGTTAGCTGTCAAAGAACCGGCTTAATTTTCGTTTTTAATCGCTATAATGGTCAACAAATTACTCAGTTTTATGCTCCGGGCATTGGAGTGGAAAATATAACGGTTCGGGAAGAAGAATTATGGGTTTGTGATAGTACCGAACAAACGGTTTATTGCATGGATCGCGCCACAGGTGAGATTAAATTTAGCGTGTTAACTCCCTTTGCAAATCCGACGGGTTTGGCGTTTCACCGAGATCCCACCACCGGCAAAGATATTTTATATGTGGTTTATTCTAATGAGGAACCTTATATTAGAGATGACCCGAATTCCAGCGATCCTTATCAGTTAACTTTCCGCGATCGCGTGTTAATTCATCCCCTAGATTTTTATTATAACCCAGACCAGGGTTTTGCCTTGTCTAATGGCTATTTAGTGGAAATGTCTTATGTGGAAGAGTTGGCTTGTCTTGATGAGGTTCATTTAGAAAATTTAGAATGGCGCATTGCTTTGCCAGCGGAAACCGATCGCCAGCATCTTAGGTCGGTGGAAGCGATCGGAATGCCTTTTACGGAAGAAATTGAAGAAGGACAACGCATTGCTCTGTTTAAATTCGATCACTTAAAAGGTCATCAATCGGGAATTTTTGGCTGGAAAGCTTTGATCGAAGTGCGGGGGATTAAGTATCAATTAAAACCACTAGATGTGGAAAATTTACCCCCACTGCCCCCAGAGTTTCAAGAGCGTTATTTAGTGGATAACGATCATCTGGCAATGGATACGGAAATTGTCCGCCAAGCTGCCCAAGAAGCGATCGGCACTGAAACTAATTTGCTGCGGAAAATTCTCAGCATTCGGGATTATGTCTATGACAAACTCTCTTACGGAATTCAACCGAAAATCGATCCCCCGGATCAAGTTTTGCAACGAGGGGTTGGGTCTTGTGGCGAATATGTTGGCGTCCTTTTAGCCTTGTTGCGTCTCAATGGGATTGCTTGTCGAACTGTGGGTCGCTATAAATGTCCGCCCCATCCTGACCGGCAAAATATTCCCCTGCACCCTGACTACAATCATGTCTGGTTGGAATTTTATATTCCCGGTGTCGGTTGGGTGCCAATGGAATCCAACCCCGATGATTTGATCGAACGTGGCACTTATCCCCTGCGATTTTTTATGGGTTTGGCTTGGTATCATGTGGAATTGGGCAAAGGCATCCGCTTTGAAAGTCTCAATCTGGATGGGGTGCGCGTCCATAAGCGGCAAATCCCCATTGGTGAATTGGCCTTGAATCATATTCAATTCAAAATTTTGGGCGAATTGCCCGCAATGCCCTAG
- a CDS encoding phytoene desaturase produces MKIVVIGSGFGGLSAAIRLQAQGHQVQILDKRDRPGGRAYVYEQDGFIFDGGPTIITAPQLIDELFQLHGKKTSDYVQLVPLDPFYTVRFADGSAFYYNSDRDALIEQIRQFNPADVAGYEQFAQATEQIYQKGFPLMTKAFSRFTDMLPVAPDMLQLQSYKSVTSFVNQYIKDERLRQVFSFHPLLIGGNPFTSSAIYAMIHQLEQHQGIWYAMGGTGALVQALVRLFTEMGGEIFLNTEVEQISMNENTRKADGVKLKNGEFIAADVIVSNGDVAHTYLNLVPEKFRRKYRDRRIKKMNYSMSLFVLYFGTNRRYEQMGHHEIIMAPRYRELMQDIFDRKQLAADFSLYLHRPTATDPAIAPEGCDAWYVLSPVPNLAGLTDWRTQAKSYRDQIIHYLEQRYLPNLSQHILTERYIDPLHFRDTLNSYLGSAFSVQPTLMQSAWFRPHNHSEDVENLYLVGAGTHPGAGIPGTICSGKIVAEAIASRSSSPPSNPFN; encoded by the coding sequence ATGAAAATTGTAGTAATCGGCAGTGGCTTTGGCGGTTTATCGGCAGCAATTAGATTGCAAGCCCAAGGACATCAGGTGCAGATTTTGGACAAGCGCGATCGCCCAGGAGGTCGGGCTTATGTTTATGAACAAGATGGCTTTATTTTTGATGGCGGGCCGACGATTATTACGGCGCCCCAGTTGATTGATGAGTTATTTCAACTGCATGGCAAAAAAACCAGTGATTATGTCCAGTTAGTTCCCCTTGACCCTTTTTATACCGTGAGATTTGCCGATGGTTCCGCTTTTTATTATAACAGCGATCGCGATGCTTTAATTGAGCAAATTCGGCAATTTAATCCCGCAGATGTGGCAGGATATGAGCAATTTGCTCAAGCTACGGAGCAAATTTATCAAAAAGGATTTCCCTTGATGACCAAAGCCTTTAGCCGGTTTACGGATATGTTGCCAGTGGCGCCGGATATGTTGCAGTTGCAATCCTATAAATCTGTCACTTCCTTTGTGAATCAATATATTAAGGATGAAAGATTGCGGCAAGTTTTTAGTTTTCATCCCCTATTGATTGGGGGAAATCCTTTTACCAGTTCGGCGATTTATGCGATGATTCACCAATTAGAACAACATCAAGGAATTTGGTATGCAATGGGCGGCACTGGGGCGCTGGTTCAAGCCTTGGTACGGTTGTTTACAGAAATGGGCGGGGAAATTTTCCTCAATACTGAGGTTGAGCAAATTTCTATGAATGAAAATACCCGCAAAGCCGATGGGGTAAAGCTGAAAAATGGGGAATTTATTGCCGCTGATGTGATTGTCAGTAATGGGGATGTCGCCCATACTTATTTGAATTTGGTACCGGAAAAGTTTCGCCGAAAATACCGCGATCGCCGCATCAAAAAGATGAATTATTCTATGTCGTTGTTTGTCCTCTACTTCGGCACCAATCGCCGTTATGAGCAAATGGGACACCATGAAATTATCATGGCCCCACGGTATCGGGAGTTAATGCAGGATATTTTTGACCGCAAGCAGTTAGCGGCGGATTTTTCCTTATATTTACATCGTCCCACTGCCACGGATCCGGCGATCGCCCCTGAAGGTTGTGACGCTTGGTATGTCCTCTCTCCCGTGCCCAATTTAGCGGGGCTGACGGATTGGCGAACTCAGGCGAAATCTTACCGAGATCAAATTATCCACTATTTAGAACAGCGCTACTTGCCAAATTTATCTCAACATATTTTGACGGAACGTTACATCGATCCCCTGCATTTCCGGGATACCCTCAATAGTTACTTGGGCAGTGCTTTTTCCGTGCAACCAACTTTGATGCAATCCGCTTGGTTTCGACCCCACAATCATAGCGAAGATGTGGAAAATCTTTACTTGGTGGGGGCTGGAACTCATCCAGGGGCAGGAATTCCCGGAACGATCTGTTCTGGCAAAATCGTCGCCGAAGCGATCGCCTCTCGGTCATCCTCACCCCCCTCAAACCCCTTTAATTAA
- a CDS encoding RNA 2'-phosphotransferase, producing MMHQSRLVKISKYLSYHLRHQPEKLGLTLDVGGWVPVEMLLAAAAKDGFPISADELQAVVAKNDKKRFSFDETKGKIRANQGHSVAVDLQLAAVKPPEKLYHGTAASAVDSILKQGLQKMSRHHVHLSAEIAIAKKVGERHGRPVVFMVDAAAMDAQGYPFYRSDNGVWLVDKVPPEFLQLLQQLQQIT from the coding sequence ATGATGCATCAATCGCGATTGGTAAAAATTAGTAAATATCTGAGCTATCATTTACGTCACCAGCCAGAAAAACTGGGTTTAACTCTGGATGTTGGCGGTTGGGTTCCGGTAGAAATGCTGTTAGCTGCCGCTGCAAAAGATGGCTTTCCCATTTCGGCGGATGAGTTGCAAGCAGTGGTGGCTAAAAATGATAAAAAACGTTTTTCTTTTGATGAAACTAAAGGTAAAATTAGGGCAAATCAAGGCCATAGTGTTGCGGTTGACCTCCAGTTAGCAGCAGTCAAGCCTCCAGAGAAGCTGTATCACGGTACGGCAGCAAGTGCGGTGGATTCAATTCTGAAGCAAGGATTGCAGAAAATGAGCCGTCATCATGTGCATTTGTCCGCTGAAATAGCGATCGCCAAAAAGGTAGGAGAACGCCACGGTCGTCCGGTGGTCTTTATGGTAGATGCTGCCGCTATGGATGCCCAAGGTTATCCGTTTTATCGGAGTGATAATGGCGTTTGGTTGGTGGACAAAGTGCCGCCAGAATTTTTGCAGCTTTTACAGCAATTACAGCAAATTACCTGA